A single Deinococcus misasensis DSM 22328 DNA region contains:
- a CDS encoding GNAT family N-acetyltransferase: MIEIREVQGHQEVSRVQELQALVWGRSELDIVPHGLTVAFMYQGGLVGGAFDHGEMIGFVMGIPTADPKKQHSHMLGVLPGHRGTDVAVRLKRFQRDWCLSRGIEQVVWSYDPMRSVNANFNLRKLGAVVREYHPNLYGQMSGVNAGVDSDRVIAEWNLRDPEVFQRIYAPPASLEVSGLRTINRGFENTLDLQDEVLLYQLPADFGHLVQHDLEEARKWRAAGREALTTYLEKGYVLTDFVRSHGNFYVLRHQAH; encoded by the coding sequence ATGATCGAAATCCGGGAAGTGCAGGGCCATCAGGAAGTCTCACGGGTTCAGGAGCTTCAGGCTCTGGTGTGGGGTCGCAGTGAACTGGACATTGTTCCACATGGCCTGACTGTGGCGTTCATGTATCAGGGTGGGCTGGTGGGAGGCGCTTTTGACCACGGGGAAATGATTGGCTTTGTGATGGGCATTCCCACCGCTGACCCCAAAAAACAACACTCCCACATGCTGGGGGTGTTGCCCGGTCATCGGGGAACAGATGTGGCCGTGCGTCTCAAACGGTTTCAGAGGGACTGGTGCCTGTCCAGAGGCATTGAACAGGTGGTTTGGAGTTACGACCCCATGCGTTCGGTGAACGCCAACTTCAATTTGCGCAAACTCGGGGCGGTGGTGCGGGAATACCATCCCAACCTGTACGGCCAGATGAGTGGGGTCAATGCTGGGGTGGATTCAGACCGTGTGATTGCAGAGTGGAATTTGCGGGATCCAGAGGTTTTCCAGCGGATTTATGCCCCTCCTGCTTCACTGGAAGTCTCTGGCCTGAGAACCATCAACCGTGGTTTTGAAAACACGTTGGACCTGCAAGACGAGGTATTGCTCTATCAGCTTCCTGCGGATTTTGGCCATCTGGTGCAACACGATCTGGAAGAGGCCCGCAAATGGCGTGCAGCAGGCCGTGAAGCCCTGACCACTTATCTGGAAAAAGGGTATGTTCTGACCGATTTTGTGCGCTCACATGGCAATTTTTATGTACTGCGTCATCAAGCCCACTGA
- a CDS encoding pyridoxal phosphate-dependent aminotransferase, protein MRDLNPVLQTFRESPFTRVTLRANGLGAVNLGQGFPDHAPLSFLQEALQQALTGPQQYAPVAGLPALREELARDAEKRLGLKLDPATEITITAGATEAVQSALQGILQPGDEVILFEPTYDMYGPQVKLAGGIPVYVPLEFDGAYHLSEEKLRAAITPKTRVLILNTPHNPTGKVFTLQELQTLARIAMEHDLDVISDEVYDRLTFGVPHLPIHALDGMQDRTLTVGSAGKTFAVTGWRVGWAFGSKRLTDALRGVHQWVSFCAPTPLQQATMLSLQEAQRFDYSGSVQRDYLQKRDFLTSALQQAGFKTCTPQGGYFVVADVSGLGLSEEQAFEWMLTEVGIASIPMGVFYDSGVAPFAGLRFAFCKGQETLQRAAERLYSGCTVK, encoded by the coding sequence ATGCGGGACCTCAACCCTGTTCTTCAGACCTTCAGAGAAAGCCCTTTCACCAGAGTCACCCTGAGGGCCAATGGGCTCGGGGCCGTGAACCTCGGGCAGGGGTTTCCAGACCATGCTCCTCTATCCTTCTTACAGGAGGCTTTGCAACAGGCCCTGACAGGTCCACAGCAGTACGCACCTGTGGCAGGGCTTCCTGCTTTGCGTGAAGAACTGGCCAGAGATGCCGAAAAACGTCTGGGCCTGAAGCTGGATCCGGCCACAGAAATCACCATCACCGCTGGAGCCACTGAAGCCGTCCAGAGCGCTTTGCAGGGCATTTTGCAACCGGGCGATGAGGTGATCCTTTTTGAGCCCACCTACGACATGTATGGTCCTCAGGTAAAACTGGCGGGAGGGATTCCGGTTTACGTGCCTCTGGAGTTTGATGGGGCCTACCACCTGTCTGAAGAAAAGCTGCGGGCTGCCATCACCCCAAAAACCCGCGTGTTGATCCTGAACACGCCACACAACCCGACTGGAAAAGTGTTTACCTTGCAGGAACTGCAAACCCTTGCCCGCATTGCGATGGAGCACGATCTGGATGTGATTTCCGATGAGGTCTATGACCGCCTGACTTTCGGGGTCCCTCATCTTCCCATTCATGCGCTGGACGGCATGCAGGACCGCACCCTGACCGTGGGAAGTGCAGGCAAAACCTTTGCTGTGACCGGATGGCGGGTGGGATGGGCTTTTGGCAGCAAACGCCTGACGGACGCCCTCAGAGGGGTGCACCAGTGGGTGTCTTTCTGTGCTCCAACCCCATTGCAGCAGGCCACCATGCTGTCTTTGCAGGAGGCGCAGCGTTTCGATTACTCGGGCAGTGTCCAGAGGGATTATCTGCAAAAGCGGGACTTTTTGACCTCTGCTTTACAGCAAGCCGGATTCAAGACCTGCACGCCCCAAGGTGGGTACTTCGTGGTGGCAGATGTCTCTGGTCTGGGCCTTTCAGAAGAACAGGCTTTTGAATGGATGCTCACCGAAGTGGGGATTGCCAGCATTCCGATGGGGGTGTTCTACGACTCGGGGGTGGCTCCATTTGCCGGATTGCGGTTTGCCTTCTGTAAGGGGCAAGAGACCCTGCAAAGGGCAGCGGAACGCCTGTATTCTGGATGCACGGTGAAATAA
- a CDS encoding 2-oxoglutarate dehydrogenase E1 component yields the protein MKSAESTIMYGGSASFLEALYEDYLGDPSSVAPEWRRFFEGNGAPTDTPHSPVQQAFLTLGQKPLLRFTGLNGQTAAGSKEGKANTGISAYIAAYRLLGHLRATINPLDIRKLEDVPELSLGFYGLTEADLSARVEDGGFSGTLAEVREQLLKTYCGSIGYEYVYIPSEERQWLQKRIEGAQGRFNFSQDAKKRILRKLTSAEGLERYLHVRYVGQKRFSLEGTETLIPMLDSIVLRAGKLGVKDIVVGMAHRGRLNVLINIFGKKPSDLFAEFDGKKTFSSDFAGDVKYHMGFSSDVQTEGGPVHLALAFNPSHLEIVNPVVAGSVRARQARLGDVEGRSTVLPIVIHGDAAVAGQGVVAETLNLAGIRGFTVGGTLHIVVNNQVGFTISDLRDARTSRYCTDVAKMIDAPVFHVNADDPEACVWASELALDYRQTFHKDVFIDLIGYRKLGHNESDDPSMTQPMMYRKIQAHPGTRALYGQVLAKEGILTESDPNTYVEEYRAALEKGDTVADAVETDFNAERSRQWKAVLGTHWTAEANTAVDMDTLKKVGHAITTIPENFKLHRGVERVAKARRDMVDGKQALDWGMAENLAYGTLLNEGYNVRLCGEDAGRGTFTHRHSVWHNQLTEDIPEGEEYLTLAHVSDNQGRVEVIDSTLSEEAVLAYEYGYAATDPSTLVLWEAQFGDFANCAQPVIDQFISSSEAKWGRLAGLVMLLPHGYEGQGPEHSSARLERFMQLTAQDNIQVVVPSTPAQVFHMLRRQIIRNYRKPLIVMTGKSLLRNPMCVSPLEDLSNGKFQEIIPDNAAVQQEVNRVVLCSGKLYWELFKAREEAGLKNVAIVRIEQLYPFAHEQLKTILEQYPNAEIVWAQEEPRNMGAWMFVREEIEQCMQNGQTLKDATRPRSASPAVGYTSKHNQEQQDVIQRALGLK from the coding sequence ATGAAGTCAGCCGAGAGCACGATCATGTATGGCGGCAGTGCCAGTTTTCTGGAGGCCCTGTACGAAGATTATCTGGGTGACCCCTCATCGGTAGCGCCTGAGTGGCGCCGTTTTTTTGAGGGAAATGGTGCACCCACCGACACCCCACACTCTCCAGTGCAGCAAGCCTTTCTGACCCTGGGTCAAAAGCCCCTGCTGCGTTTCACTGGACTCAACGGGCAGACCGCAGCAGGCAGCAAAGAAGGCAAGGCCAACACAGGCATTTCTGCCTACATTGCCGCTTACCGCTTGCTGGGTCACCTGAGAGCCACCATCAACCCTCTGGACATCCGCAAACTGGAAGATGTGCCCGAGCTCTCTCTGGGCTTTTATGGCCTCACCGAAGCCGACCTGTCTGCCCGCGTGGAAGACGGCGGTTTCTCTGGAACCCTCGCAGAAGTTCGCGAGCAACTTTTAAAGACCTACTGCGGCTCCATCGGCTATGAATATGTGTACATTCCTTCCGAAGAGCGCCAGTGGCTGCAAAAACGCATCGAAGGCGCACAGGGACGTTTCAACTTTTCCCAAGATGCCAAAAAGCGCATCCTGAGGAAGCTCACCAGCGCTGAAGGTCTGGAGCGTTACCTGCACGTGCGTTATGTGGGTCAGAAACGCTTCTCTCTGGAAGGCACCGAAACCCTGATTCCCATGCTCGACAGCATCGTGCTGCGTGCAGGCAAACTGGGCGTCAAGGACATCGTGGTCGGAATGGCCCACCGTGGCCGTCTGAACGTCTTGATCAACATCTTCGGCAAGAAACCCAGCGACCTGTTCGCTGAATTCGATGGCAAGAAAACCTTCTCCAGTGATTTCGCCGGAGACGTGAAATACCACATGGGCTTTTCTTCGGATGTGCAAACCGAAGGTGGACCGGTGCACCTTGCTCTGGCTTTCAACCCCTCCCACCTTGAAATTGTGAACCCTGTGGTGGCTGGATCGGTCCGTGCCCGTCAAGCCCGACTTGGTGATGTGGAAGGCCGTTCTACCGTGCTTCCCATCGTGATTCACGGGGATGCTGCGGTGGCTGGACAGGGCGTGGTCGCCGAAACCCTCAACCTTGCCGGAATTCGTGGCTTTACGGTCGGCGGAACCCTGCACATCGTGGTCAACAACCAGGTGGGCTTCACCATCTCCGACCTGAGGGATGCCCGCACCAGCCGTTACTGCACCGATGTGGCCAAAATGATTGATGCTCCGGTGTTCCATGTGAACGCCGACGATCCCGAGGCTTGCGTCTGGGCTTCAGAACTGGCTCTGGATTACCGCCAGACTTTCCACAAAGATGTGTTCATCGACCTGATCGGTTACCGCAAACTGGGCCACAACGAGAGCGACGACCCCAGCATGACCCAGCCGATGATGTACCGCAAAATTCAGGCGCACCCTGGCACCCGTGCCCTGTACGGACAGGTGCTGGCCAAAGAGGGCATCCTGACCGAAAGTGACCCCAACACTTACGTTGAGGAGTACCGTGCTGCTCTGGAGAAAGGTGACACTGTTGCTGACGCAGTGGAAACCGACTTCAACGCAGAACGCTCCAGACAATGGAAAGCTGTGCTGGGCACCCACTGGACCGCAGAGGCCAACACCGCCGTGGACATGGACACCCTGAAAAAAGTCGGACATGCCATCACCACCATCCCAGAGAACTTCAAACTGCACCGTGGTGTGGAGCGTGTGGCCAAAGCCCGCCGCGACATGGTCGACGGAAAGCAGGCTCTGGACTGGGGCATGGCCGAAAACCTCGCTTACGGCACGCTGCTGAACGAGGGGTACAATGTGCGCCTGTGCGGTGAAGACGCTGGACGCGGAACCTTCACCCACCGCCATTCCGTGTGGCACAACCAACTCACCGAAGACATTCCCGAGGGAGAAGAGTACCTGACCCTCGCCCATGTGTCTGACAATCAGGGCCGAGTGGAAGTCATCGACTCCACCCTCTCTGAAGAAGCCGTTCTGGCCTACGAGTACGGTTATGCTGCCACCGACCCCTCCACGCTGGTGCTCTGGGAAGCCCAGTTCGGCGACTTTGCCAACTGTGCCCAGCCCGTGATCGACCAGTTCATTTCTTCCAGTGAAGCCAAATGGGGCCGTCTGGCCGGACTGGTCATGCTGCTGCCCCACGGCTACGAAGGTCAGGGTCCCGAGCACTCCAGCGCCCGTCTGGAACGCTTCATGCAACTGACCGCACAGGACAACATTCAGGTGGTGGTGCCTTCCACCCCTGCACAGGTGTTCCACATGCTGCGCCGCCAGATCATCCGCAATTACAGGAAGCCCCTGATTGTGATGACCGGCAAGAGCCTCCTGAGAAACCCCATGTGCGTGTCCCCTCTGGAAGACCTTTCGAATGGCAAGTTTCAGGAAATCATCCCGGACAACGCTGCCGTTCAGCAAGAGGTCAACCGTGTGGTGCTGTGCTCTGGCAAACTGTACTGGGAACTCTTCAAAGCCCGTGAAGAAGCTGGCCTGAAGAACGTGGCCATCGTGCGCATTGAGCAGCTTTACCCCTTTGCACATGAACAACTGAAAACCATTCTGGAACAGTACCCCAATGCCGAAATTGTGTGGGCTCAGGAAGAACCCCGCAACATGGGCGCATGGATGTTCGTGCGTGAAGAGATTGAGCAGTGCATGCAAAACGGTCAAACCCTGAAGGACGCCACCCGTCCCCGCAGTGCCAGCCCTGCCGTGGGTTACACCAGCAAACACAACCAAGAGCAGCAGGATGTGATCCAGCGCGCTCTGGGCTTAAAATAA